A part of Dehalogenimonas sp. W genomic DNA contains:
- a CDS encoding hydrogenase small subunit: MDIASLRKPELTRRDFMKVAGMTAAYFGISQALTPQIVQALENNAGKAAVIWLEGQSCTGCTESFLNNLEPSATSILLDTISLRYHETAMAASGHQAEAALQATIAEGGYVLVIEGSIPLAEDGAFCTVAGKPFTEIVRETAKNAAAIICVGACATYGGIPRSGPTDAVGYLFRGKELHHYFDDVGAKPVINLPTCPLHNERLTATIVHYLTFGTVPELDQYNRPYAFYGKIQHDNCTRRGNYDTGRFVTDFGNPDQHGFCLILKGCKGPVAKQDCWDRKWNNRGNYCIDAGHPCVACSNPEFYEDTSPLYAHNYDFGLPPL, translated from the coding sequence ATGGATATTGCTAGCCTGAGAAAACCTGAACTGACCCGCCGGGATTTCATGAAAGTCGCCGGTATGACCGCCGCCTACTTCGGCATCAGCCAGGCGCTGACGCCCCAGATTGTCCAGGCATTGGAGAATAATGCGGGTAAGGCTGCGGTTATCTGGCTGGAAGGCCAGAGCTGCACCGGTTGTACCGAGTCCTTCCTTAATAACCTGGAACCCAGCGCCACCTCCATCCTGCTGGATACCATCTCGCTGCGTTACCACGAAACTGCCATGGCGGCTTCCGGCCACCAGGCTGAGGCCGCCCTGCAGGCGACGATCGCCGAGGGCGGTTATGTCCTGGTTATTGAGGGCTCAATCCCGCTGGCGGAAGACGGCGCGTTCTGCACCGTGGCCGGCAAACCCTTCACCGAAATCGTCCGCGAGACCGCCAAGAACGCCGCCGCTATCATCTGTGTCGGCGCCTGCGCCACCTACGGCGGCATCCCCCGCTCCGGCCCGACCGATGCCGTGGGTTACTTGTTCCGCGGCAAGGAACTGCATCACTACTTTGATGATGTCGGTGCCAAGCCGGTCATCAATCTGCCGACCTGCCCGCTCCATAACGAACGCCTGACGGCCACGATCGTCCACTACCTGACCTTCGGCACCGTACCGGAACTGGACCAATACAACCGGCCTTATGCCTTCTACGGCAAGATCCAGCATGACAACTGCACCCGCCGCGGCAATTATGATACCGGCCGCTTCGTCACCGATTTCGGCAATCCCGACCAGCACGGTTTCTGCCTTATCCTGAAGGGCTGTAAGGGCCCGGTGGCCAAGCAGGACTGCTGGGATCGGAAGTGGAACAACCGCGGCAATTACTGTATTGACGCCGGCCATCCGTGTGTAGCCTGTTCCAATCCGGAATTCTATGAAGATACCAGTCCTCTCTATGCCCATAATTATGACTTCGGACTGCCGCCGCTTTAA
- a CDS encoding ABC transporter permease, translating into MNARTIKALLKKDLKLFLSSRFYFFITILSLVFYIAAYLIMPSDVDEQFSLGMHAPVLPPAFEMLAAEGAEVTYFDSEADLKAAVLAGDFEVGIALPPDIMETWAGGGKPEVTVFYTSTAPPEIAEAIVTLIKELSYIQTGQVLAFDTTQEILGPDLLGAQISLRDRMRPMMVILILLTEIMTLASLIAIEIAQGTARALLVTPMRSGDLFAAKGILGVGLALVQAVLFMAIVGGFAHEPLVILTTLVIASVFVVGAGFLVASLARDVNAVIGWGMIILILFAIPGFGAVVPGLLADWAKIIPSFYMIDTVNQVVNYGAGWSDVGTNLAVMTGLTVVIVMAGLLALRRRFQ; encoded by the coding sequence GTGAACGCCCGCACCATCAAAGCCTTGCTCAAGAAGGACCTGAAACTCTTTTTAAGCAGCCGGTTTTATTTCTTTATCACTATCCTGAGCCTGGTGTTTTACATCGCCGCTTACCTGATTATGCCCTCAGATGTAGATGAGCAATTCTCGCTGGGGATGCATGCCCCGGTATTGCCGCCGGCCTTTGAGATGCTGGCGGCCGAGGGGGCCGAGGTAACCTATTTTGATTCTGAGGCAGACCTTAAAGCCGCTGTCCTGGCGGGGGATTTTGAGGTGGGTATCGCCCTGCCGCCGGATATTATGGAGACCTGGGCGGGCGGGGGCAAGCCGGAGGTGACCGTCTTTTACACTTCCACGGCACCCCCGGAAATCGCCGAGGCAATAGTGACCCTTATCAAAGAACTGTCATATATCCAAACCGGCCAGGTGCTGGCATTTGACACCACTCAGGAAATACTGGGGCCGGACCTGCTGGGGGCGCAGATATCACTGCGCGACCGCATGCGGCCGATGATGGTTATCCTGATTCTACTGACCGAAATCATGACGCTGGCTTCGCTTATTGCCATTGAGATTGCCCAGGGAACGGCACGGGCACTGCTGGTGACGCCGATGCGTTCCGGCGATCTCTTTGCCGCCAAGGGCATCTTAGGTGTCGGCCTGGCGCTGGTACAGGCGGTGCTGTTCATGGCGATTGTGGGCGGTTTTGCCCATGAGCCTCTGGTTATTCTGACCACACTGGTGATTGCCAGTGTCTTCGTGGTCGGTGCCGGTTTCCTGGTGGCTTCGCTGGCGCGCGATGTGAATGCGGTTATCGGCTGGGGCATGATTATCCTGATCCTTTTTGCCATCCCCGGGTTCGGCGCTGTGGTGCCCGGCCTGCTGGCGGACTGGGCCAAAATTATCCCCTCTTTTTACATGATTGATACGGTGAACCAGGTCGTAAACTACGGTGCCGGCTGGAGCGACGTTGGGACCAACCTGGCGGTGATGACCGGCCTGACCGTGGTAATCGTCATGGCCGGATTACTGGCCTTGCGGAGGCGCTTCCAATGA
- a CDS encoding hydrogenase maturation protease — translation MSSQSETKTEQTLILGIGNVIMSDEGFGIHVLRDLKQYTFPDHIRLHDGAVAGFDLLGYLEGVERLVIVDVMITDLEPGEIGWMEMDARFNAPNKTDLSFHQIGIIELLQIAELIGYKPRVQFLVTRPEKLEWGFELTPKARQAADKAVAYLVENFNGRPAANA, via the coding sequence ATGAGTTCACAAAGCGAAACCAAAACGGAACAAACGCTGATACTGGGTATCGGCAATGTCATCATGAGCGATGAAGGATTCGGGATTCATGTACTGCGTGACCTGAAACAATACACCTTCCCCGACCATATCCGGCTGCACGACGGCGCCGTGGCCGGTTTTGACCTGCTGGGGTATCTGGAAGGCGTAGAGCGGCTGGTTATCGTGGATGTGATGATTACCGACCTTGAACCGGGTGAGATTGGCTGGATGGAAATGGATGCCCGTTTCAACGCACCGAACAAAACCGACCTGTCATTTCACCAGATAGGCATCATTGAACTGCTGCAAATAGCCGAACTGATCGGCTACAAGCCCCGGGTCCAGTTCCTGGTCACCCGACCGGAGAAACTGGAGTGGGGTTTTGAACTGACTCCGAAGGCACGGCAGGCGGCCGATAAAGCCGTGGCTTATCTGGTGGAAAACTTCAACGGCCGCCCTGCCGCAAATGCTTGA
- the ybeY gene encoding rRNA maturation RNase YbeY — protein sequence MKIDITIDKEFKKALSVPWLRSLARQILIAQCAESGSEMGIYITGQAKIQELNRVYRGKDKPTDVLSFSFFVKEAAADATTDVEFPAAPDGSLHLGELVISLPQAELQAAELGHSLKAEIARLLIHGIMHLLGFDHEVDADADIMEARELEILKQLEPSLA from the coding sequence ATGAAAATAGACATCACCATTGACAAGGAATTCAAAAAAGCCCTGTCGGTACCCTGGCTCCGCAGCCTGGCACGGCAGATACTGATAGCCCAGTGTGCCGAGTCCGGCTCTGAAATGGGTATTTATATCACCGGGCAGGCTAAAATTCAGGAATTAAACCGCGTCTACCGGGGTAAAGACAAACCGACCGACGTGCTGTCTTTCTCCTTCTTCGTCAAGGAAGCTGCCGCCGACGCCACCACTGATGTAGAATTCCCCGCCGCCCCGGACGGCAGCCTGCACCTGGGCGAACTGGTTATTTCACTGCCACAGGCGGAACTTCAGGCGGCAGAACTGGGGCATTCGCTGAAGGCCGAGATTGCCCGATTGCTAATTCACGGCATCATGCATTTGCTGGGATTTGACCATGAGGTTGATGCAGATGCCGATATCATGGAAGCCCGGGAACTGGAAATCCTGAAGCAGTTGGAGCCGTCGCTGGCATGA
- a CDS encoding ABC transporter permease subunit gives MNIFKYEVFKRLGTTLIWIVSLGLFIYATFAFFESFQGSSFTDLLDGFPDAFKKAFGLEQDLSTILGYFSFLAIYLFLAGAIFSSNLGLNAVSVEERDLTADFLISKPVTRNRIVTAKLLAGLVHVLLFNVSMGLVCYAGIESFSGGQEYSMQAFVLIIAGVFIFQLLFYAVGFILSVLMKRMDSPLPFSLGLSIGLYVLYSFDAVLEDTPIKYLVPYDYFNPGYIITNEAFQTTGLVISIGVILLSVTAGYILYNRRDIATAM, from the coding sequence ATGAATATATTTAAATACGAAGTATTTAAGCGGCTGGGCACCACCCTGATCTGGATAGTATCCCTAGGGTTGTTTATCTATGCGACCTTCGCCTTTTTTGAGTCTTTCCAGGGGTCATCATTCACCGACCTGCTGGACGGGTTTCCGGATGCCTTCAAGAAAGCTTTCGGACTGGAACAGGACTTGTCCACCATTCTGGGCTATTTTTCTTTTCTCGCCATCTATTTGTTCCTGGCCGGGGCTATCTTTTCCTCCAACCTGGGACTGAATGCGGTTTCAGTGGAAGAGCGCGACCTGACGGCGGACTTCCTGATCTCCAAGCCGGTGACCCGCAACCGCATTGTGACTGCCAAGCTGCTGGCCGGACTGGTCCACGTGCTGCTGTTCAATGTGTCCATGGGGCTGGTCTGCTACGCCGGCATTGAGTCTTTCAGCGGAGGACAGGAGTACTCCATGCAAGCCTTTGTACTGATTATAGCCGGGGTGTTCATCTTCCAATTGTTGTTTTACGCCGTTGGCTTCATTCTGTCTGTGCTGATGAAACGGATGGACTCACCTTTGCCGTTCTCCCTGGGTTTGTCAATCGGCCTGTACGTCCTGTATTCATTTGATGCGGTGCTTGAAGACACTCCTATTAAATACCTGGTGCCCTACGATTATTTCAATCCCGGCTATATCATTACCAACGAGGCCTTCCAGACGACCGGACTGGTCATCAGTATCGGGGTAATTCTGCTGAGCGTGACCGCGGGTTACATTTTATACAACCGCCGCGATATCGCCACCGCGATGTAA
- a CDS encoding SDR family oxidoreductase: protein MEQTISQLFDLSGKTAIVTGGAAGIGKAIAFRLAEAGANVVVSDINLDNARATVAEIRNAGFKARENQTDTSKPASAQRTIQETLAAFGDLHILVNNAGVYPFSSASDLTEEIWDRTLNINLKGTMFFAQAAAKAMMEKGHGGKIINLASVDAFHPTGNLAAYNASKGGVVMLTKALAQEWTPKGVTVNAIAPGPIMTSGAAAPAGLTQEQLAGMLQGVVATIPLGRIGQPDDIARVALFLASQGADFISGATIVADGGYLVG from the coding sequence GTGGAACAGACTATCAGCCAGCTTTTTGACCTGAGCGGTAAAACCGCCATCGTCACCGGCGGTGCCGCCGGTATCGGCAAGGCTATCGCTTTCAGATTGGCGGAGGCCGGAGCTAATGTCGTGGTGTCGGACATCAATCTGGACAATGCCCGCGCCACCGTGGCAGAGATTCGCAACGCCGGATTTAAAGCCCGTGAAAACCAGACCGACACCAGCAAACCGGCCAGTGCCCAACGCACCATTCAGGAAACACTGGCCGCCTTTGGCGACCTGCACATTCTGGTGAACAATGCCGGTGTTTATCCTTTTTCCAGTGCCTCTGACTTGACCGAGGAAATCTGGGATCGTACCCTGAACATTAATCTCAAGGGCACCATGTTCTTCGCTCAGGCTGCGGCCAAAGCGATGATGGAAAAAGGTCACGGCGGCAAGATTATCAATCTGGCGTCAGTGGACGCCTTCCATCCCACCGGCAACCTGGCAGCCTACAATGCCTCTAAAGGCGGCGTAGTGATGCTGACCAAGGCGCTGGCGCAGGAATGGACGCCTAAGGGCGTTACCGTCAACGCCATTGCCCCCGGTCCTATCATGACCAGTGGTGCCGCCGCACCGGCGGGGCTGACTCAGGAGCAGTTGGCGGGGATGCTGCAAGGGGTGGTCGCCACCATCCCGCTGGGCCGCATCGGTCAACCGGATGACATTGCCCGGGTGGCATTGTTCCTGGCGTCGCAGGGGGCGGACTTTATCAGCGGTGCTACCATAGTAGCCGACGGCGGCTATCTGGTCGGTTAA
- a CDS encoding ABC transporter permease — translation MKINRVVTLVKNEVLHGPKDFMLALAVVFPILAALFINLAFGNIFTDRAKLGILDQGSSQIVIILEGSDALSVTAFDSEAALRSAAADGSVDMGIVLPADFDAVIDTGVIRLKAFVWGESLAKNRTVIPIALADAVRTVNGAAVPVAIDTVALGDESSLPWSDRLLPLIVLMGVFYSGLMLPSSALVNEKQNRTLEALYVTPATLGEIFLSKGVIAVILATMMGILTLILSGAFGGQVLLVILVLFLGAIMGTEIGLLAGAWVGDMNSLFAVMKAGGILLFGPAIVYMFPQIPAWVGYIFPTYYVVRPVVDLSVSGASFGDVAGFVGILAVLVALGGWLVATVVRKMSTQALRLTG, via the coding sequence ATGAAAATTAACCGAGTAGTCACCCTGGTCAAAAACGAAGTCCTGCACGGCCCCAAGGATTTCATGCTGGCGCTGGCGGTGGTCTTTCCCATTCTGGCGGCGCTCTTCATCAATCTGGCCTTCGGCAATATCTTTACCGACCGCGCCAAACTGGGCATCCTTGATCAGGGCAGTTCCCAGATAGTAATAATTCTTGAGGGATCGGATGCACTGAGCGTTACCGCCTTTGATTCCGAAGCGGCATTACGGTCAGCCGCCGCCGATGGCTCGGTGGATATGGGCATAGTGCTGCCGGCTGACTTTGACGCCGTCATTGATACCGGGGTGATCCGCCTGAAAGCCTTTGTTTGGGGAGAAAGCCTGGCCAAAAACCGGACGGTCATTCCCATTGCCCTGGCGGACGCAGTTAGAACCGTCAACGGTGCCGCGGTACCGGTGGCAATAGATACCGTGGCCCTGGGTGATGAGAGCAGTCTGCCCTGGAGCGACCGGCTGCTGCCGCTGATAGTCCTGATGGGCGTCTTTTACAGCGGCTTGATGCTGCCGTCATCGGCACTGGTCAATGAAAAACAAAACCGCACACTGGAAGCGCTGTACGTCACCCCCGCCACTCTGGGTGAAATTTTCTTGTCCAAGGGCGTTATCGCCGTCATTCTGGCCACCATGATGGGAATCCTGACGCTGATACTTAGCGGGGCCTTCGGCGGCCAGGTGCTGCTGGTGATACTGGTGTTGTTCCTGGGAGCAATCATGGGGACGGAAATCGGCTTGCTGGCCGGCGCCTGGGTGGGCGATATGAACAGCCTCTTTGCGGTGATGAAGGCCGGCGGTATTTTACTCTTCGGGCCGGCGATTGTGTATATGTTCCCGCAGATACCGGCCTGGGTGGGCTATATCTTCCCCACCTACTATGTGGTGCGCCCGGTCGTGGACCTGTCGGTCTCCGGAGCCTCATTCGGCGACGTGGCCGGCTTCGTCGGTATTCTAGCCGTACTGGTCGCGCTGGGTGGTTGGCTGGTAGCTACGGTGGTCAGGAAAATGTCCACCCAGGCACTGCGGCTGACCGGGTAG
- a CDS encoding TetR/AcrR family transcriptional regulator — MKAPRAEKPDKRQRIIDAAVELFRKTHDVRKVTIEDIAGAARVSPTTVYNQFGNRDALVIEVSKSLIYAILENARTFLRSDLPFPAKLTGMISGKLELAANFNSEVVTRLITQDAKIAPFLEQVYGTEVNGLWLEMLEDGKRQGYIEESLSPEAFLAYMDVMRIGFSAKGDLFKDWQNRMDLVEELTRLFFFGFLKKDVDLFGKKETKRY, encoded by the coding sequence ATGAAGGCACCAAGAGCGGAAAAGCCGGATAAACGGCAGCGCATCATTGACGCTGCGGTGGAGCTATTCCGAAAGACCCATGACGTCCGCAAGGTTACCATTGAGGACATCGCCGGTGCCGCGCGCGTTTCCCCCACCACCGTTTATAACCAGTTCGGTAACCGTGACGCTCTGGTAATTGAAGTGTCCAAATCCTTGATATACGCTATTCTGGAAAACGCCCGGACGTTCCTGCGCTCCGACCTCCCGTTTCCCGCTAAACTGACCGGGATGATTTCCGGGAAATTGGAGCTGGCGGCCAACTTCAACAGCGAAGTAGTTACCCGCCTGATAACCCAGGATGCTAAAATCGCGCCTTTTCTGGAGCAGGTATACGGCACCGAAGTCAATGGGCTATGGCTGGAGATGCTGGAGGATGGCAAACGCCAGGGATACATTGAGGAATCACTGAGTCCGGAAGCCTTTTTGGCTTATATGGACGTCATGCGCATCGGATTTTCCGCCAAAGGCGATTTGTTCAAAGACTGGCAGAACCGCATGGATTTAGTTGAAGAACTGACCCGGCTGTTTTTTTTCGGATTCCTGAAAAAAGACGTTGACTTGTTCGGCAAGAAGGAAACCAAGAGATACTGA
- a CDS encoding ABC transporter ATP-binding protein, whose protein sequence is MNVVNKSIIVENLTYRYGDLLAVDSVSFEVGGGEILGFLGPNGSGKTTTQKMLTGQLLPKAGRALLLGINVAEKPDAVQARIGVCFEQTNLYEMMSAIDNLNLFAELFDVKNFDGYALLKRVGLAGREKDKVSGYSKGMKQRLMIARSIVNTPEILFMDEPTSGLDPVSAEAIRRIILEERDRGATVFLTTHDMWEADKLCDRVAFLESGSIAALDTPHALKQKYGKRSLVAEIAAPDGKLSRREVALDNDQTMNDIQSLFTDGKLVTMHSEEATLEDIFILVTGRRLSE, encoded by the coding sequence ATGAACGTGGTAAATAAATCCATCATCGTGGAAAACCTGACTTACCGCTATGGCGACCTGCTGGCGGTGGACAGCGTTAGTTTTGAGGTCGGCGGCGGCGAAATTTTAGGCTTCCTGGGGCCCAACGGCTCCGGCAAAACCACCACTCAGAAGATGCTGACCGGCCAGCTTTTACCCAAAGCAGGACGCGCCCTGCTCCTGGGCATTAATGTGGCGGAAAAGCCGGATGCAGTCCAGGCGCGTATCGGTGTCTGCTTTGAGCAGACCAATCTATACGAGATGATGAGCGCCATAGATAATCTGAACCTGTTCGCTGAACTGTTCGACGTGAAGAATTTTGACGGTTACGCCCTGCTGAAGCGCGTCGGTCTGGCCGGGCGGGAAAAAGACAAGGTTTCCGGTTACTCCAAGGGCATGAAGCAACGGTTGATGATCGCCCGCTCCATCGTCAACACGCCGGAAATCCTCTTTATGGACGAGCCGACCTCCGGGCTGGACCCGGTGTCTGCCGAGGCCATCCGCCGGATTATTCTGGAGGAGCGGGACCGCGGCGCCACCGTGTTCCTGACCACCCATGACATGTGGGAGGCCGACAAGCTGTGCGACCGGGTGGCCTTTCTGGAAAGCGGCAGTATCGCGGCGCTGGATACGCCTCACGCACTGAAGCAAAAATACGGCAAACGCTCGCTGGTGGCCGAAATAGCCGCGCCCGACGGCAAACTCAGCCGCCGTGAAGTAGCTTTAGATAACGACCAGACGATGAATGATATCCAGAGCCTGTTTACCGACGGCAAACTGGTGACCATGCACTCTGAAGAAGCCACGCTGGAGGATATCTTCATTCTGGTTACCGGACGGAGGCTTTCGGAGTGA
- a CDS encoding ABC transporter ATP-binding protein, which yields MTGNVIEIEKLTKMYGKNRGITEVSFNVQEGEIFGFIGPNGAGKTTTLRLLVGLIFPTSGSARIFGQDAVAHGDTIRAEVGYLPSEIFYYENMKVIDLLNYSASFNKKDSTKRIKELSERLELDVNRKIDELSYGNKKKVGIVQGLLHAPKLIILDEPTSGLDPLMQHEFFEIIREENARGASVLFSSHILSEVQRLCDRLAIIKEGSIIRVDEVATIRNEAYKKFKIITADGLNESNLPMSEINDFRHEGNEFSFIYRGNINSIIRAISQHEIIDIQIEEPTLEEIFMHYYE from the coding sequence ATGACGGGCAACGTGATTGAAATTGAGAAACTCACCAAGATGTACGGCAAGAACCGCGGCATCACCGAGGTTTCTTTCAACGTACAGGAGGGGGAGATCTTCGGCTTCATCGGGCCGAACGGCGCCGGCAAGACCACTACCCTGCGGCTGCTGGTCGGTTTAATCTTCCCCACCAGCGGCAGCGCCCGGATTTTCGGTCAGGACGCGGTGGCCCACGGCGATACCATCCGGGCTGAGGTGGGCTATCTGCCTTCAGAAATCTTTTATTACGAGAATATGAAAGTCATTGACCTGCTGAACTACTCCGCCAGTTTTAATAAAAAAGACAGTACCAAACGCATCAAGGAATTGTCCGAGCGGCTGGAACTGGACGTTAACCGCAAAATTGATGAACTTTCCTACGGCAACAAGAAAAAAGTGGGCATCGTTCAGGGACTGTTGCACGCCCCGAAACTGATTATTTTGGACGAGCCGACCTCCGGGCTGGACCCGCTGATGCAGCATGAATTCTTTGAGATCATCCGGGAAGAGAATGCCCGTGGCGCCAGTGTGCTGTTTTCCTCTCATATCCTGAGTGAAGTGCAGCGGCTGTGCGACCGGCTGGCAATCATTAAAGAAGGCTCTATCATCCGGGTGGACGAGGTGGCCACCATCAGGAATGAAGCCTACAAGAAGTTCAAAATCATCACCGCCGACGGCCTGAATGAATCTAATCTGCCGATGAGTGAAATCAACGATTTCCGGCATGAAGGCAATGAGTTTTCCTTCATTTACCGGGGCAATATCAACTCAATTATCAGGGCTATTTCACAGCATGAGATTATAGATATCCAGATTGAGGAACCCACGCTGGAAGAGATCTTCATGCATTATTACGAGTAA
- a CDS encoding ABC transporter permease subunit produces MNIFKREFKANFKALIIWCVSYAGLMGLASVEFSAYQGQADLVNEFLEVLPEALKQAFSMNELRLDVPEGYFGYLAGFVLLSSCIYAALLGAQILSKEINKKTAETTFTLPVKRTHTVSMKLAAATVNCAILTGVTFITGLAAFAPFGISGDFIRGVAVFMLFILLLQVFFLAAGLLISVLLKRHKRAGSIVASIAVGTYFLSFIAKINENTEFLKYITPFEYFPAADVINGRELETFGFIIVPVALAVFFVTSYKLVAHKDL; encoded by the coding sequence ATGAACATATTCAAGCGGGAATTTAAAGCCAATTTCAAAGCCCTGATCATCTGGTGTGTCAGCTATGCCGGGCTGATGGGGCTGGCCTCTGTGGAATTCAGCGCCTATCAGGGACAGGCTGATTTGGTGAACGAGTTTTTGGAGGTACTCCCGGAGGCCTTAAAACAAGCCTTCTCTATGAACGAACTGCGCCTGGACGTGCCGGAGGGTTATTTCGGGTATCTGGCTGGTTTTGTTCTCCTGTCTTCCTGTATCTACGCTGCCCTGCTGGGGGCGCAGATACTTTCCAAGGAGATCAATAAAAAGACCGCGGAAACAACCTTCACCCTGCCGGTCAAGCGTACCCACACCGTGAGTATGAAGCTGGCCGCGGCAACAGTTAACTGCGCCATTCTGACCGGTGTTACCTTCATCACCGGACTGGCGGCCTTCGCTCCCTTCGGCATCAGCGGGGATTTCATCAGGGGAGTCGCAGTATTCATGCTGTTCATCCTGCTGTTACAGGTATTCTTCCTGGCCGCCGGACTGCTGATTTCAGTACTCCTGAAACGACACAAGCGCGCCGGTTCCATTGTGGCATCCATCGCAGTGGGTACCTACTTCCTGTCATTTATCGCCAAAATTAACGAAAATACCGAATTTTTAAAATATATCACGCCTTTTGAATACTTCCCGGCGGCAGACGTCATCAACGGCCGGGAGTTGGAGACATTCGGTTTTATAATTGTGCCGGTGGCATTGGCTGTATTCTTTGTCACCTCCTATAAACTGGTGGCACATAAGGATCTGTAG
- a CDS encoding nickel-dependent hydrogenase large subunit, whose product MTRIVVDPLTRIEGHLRIEVEVENGVVTDAWSAGTMARGWENILVGRDPWDAPYVTSRVCGVCEGVHTIASNQAIEDAFGIELTEAGRLMRNLFSAGYYVHDHFIHFYVLSALDFLDIMAIASYEGSDPGLLAIKSKIVGLVVAGDTSPFTPRYTPDEFSVSDPETVTTLVSHYLKAVELKAKSQKMLSYLTGIQPHPNALMPGGCTATPSVEILMDLKKLWQEQADFVNNVYVPDVMAVGYGPLLPLAAAGFGATDGNYLAFPMLPQGSSAAAGDISFGGSNPMFRGGVIKASGPRGTLTDISGLTIEDVDYSQITESVTHSWYDYPAGTDALHPSEGVTAFNLKKEGAYSFLKAPRYDSMTMEVGPLARGMVNKFPALVDFFNAGGREGVVARHLCRAVISKQIINDGLAWIDRLIELRLKGPLVGMNEKAVPKTGKGMGVWDAPRGALGHWIEVDNHRIKNYQLVVPSTWNAGPRDENGVKGPYEQALIGAPVPDLDNPINVVRIIRSFDPCIACAVHLIDPHTNDVKVVKVS is encoded by the coding sequence ATGACACGAATAGTCGTTGATCCATTAACCAGAATTGAAGGCCACCTCCGGATTGAGGTTGAGGTGGAAAACGGCGTCGTTACCGATGCCTGGTCGGCCGGCACCATGGCCCGCGGCTGGGAGAACATCCTCGTCGGCCGTGACCCGTGGGATGCCCCCTATGTCACCAGCCGCGTCTGCGGTGTCTGTGAAGGTGTTCATACAATCGCCTCCAATCAGGCGATTGAAGACGCCTTCGGTATTGAACTGACTGAAGCCGGCCGGCTGATGCGTAATCTGTTCTCCGCCGGTTATTATGTCCACGACCATTTTATCCACTTCTATGTCCTCTCCGCGCTGGACTTCCTGGATATCATGGCCATCGCTTCCTATGAAGGCAGCGACCCCGGTCTGCTGGCCATTAAGAGCAAGATTGTCGGCCTGGTGGTGGCCGGAGACACCTCTCCCTTCACCCCGCGTTACACGCCCGATGAATTCTCCGTCAGTGATCCGGAGACAGTCACCACCCTGGTGTCACATTACCTGAAGGCCGTGGAATTGAAGGCCAAATCCCAGAAAATGCTGTCCTACCTTACCGGCATTCAGCCCCATCCGAATGCGCTGATGCCCGGCGGCTGTACCGCTACCCCCAGTGTTGAAATCCTGATGGATCTCAAGAAACTGTGGCAGGAACAGGCTGACTTTGTTAATAACGTGTATGTGCCCGATGTGATGGCGGTGGGTTATGGGCCGCTGCTGCCGCTGGCGGCGGCCGGTTTCGGCGCCACCGATGGCAACTACCTGGCCTTCCCGATGCTGCCTCAGGGCAGTTCCGCTGCCGCCGGCGATATTTCCTTCGGCGGTTCCAATCCGATGTTCCGCGGTGGTGTTATCAAGGCCTCCGGCCCGCGCGGTACCCTGACTGACATCAGCGGCCTCACCATTGAGGACGTGGATTACAGTCAGATCACCGAGTCAGTCACCCATTCCTGGTATGATTACCCGGCCGGTACCGACGCACTCCATCCGTCCGAGGGTGTCACCGCCTTCAATCTCAAGAAAGAAGGCGCCTACTCCTTCCTCAAAGCGCCGCGTTATGATTCCATGACTATGGAAGTTGGCCCGCTGGCCCGCGGTATGGTCAATAAGTTCCCCGCACTGGTGGACTTCTTTAACGCCGGCGGCCGCGAAGGCGTGGTCGCCCGTCACCTGTGCCGCGCCGTCATCTCCAAGCAGATTATCAACGACGGTCTGGCCTGGATTGACCGCCTGATTGAGCTGCGCCTCAAAGGCCCGCTGGTGGGTATGAATGAAAAAGCGGTGCCCAAAACCGGCAAGGGCATGGGCGTCTGGGATGCCCCGCGCGGCGCACTGGGTCACTGGATTGAGGTGGACAACCACCGCATCAAGAACTACCAGCTGGTAGTGCCGTCCACCTGGAACGCCGGTCCGCGTGATGAAAACGGCGTCAAAGGCCCGTATGAGCAGGCGCTCATCGGCGCGCCGGTACCTGACCTGGACAACCCGATCAATGTAGTACGCATCATCCGGTCGTTTGACCCCTGCATTGCCTGTGCCGTCCACCTGATTGACCCGCATACCAATGATGTTAAAGTGGTCAAGGTTTCCTAG